A window of the Vibrio fluvialis genome harbors these coding sequences:
- a CDS encoding ApeI family dehydratase, which yields MIKRKPTLLATDIQPSQATLSLRVDADILDFSGHFPQFALLPGVSQIDWAIFYACELLSTPDQFKGMEVIKFQEPILPDMEVTLTLNWDADKQKLAFQYRSERDGHPVVHSSGKMKLGERSD from the coding sequence ATGATCAAAAGAAAACCGACGTTACTGGCTACCGACATTCAACCATCGCAGGCAACATTGTCCTTGCGGGTGGATGCCGACATTCTGGATTTTTCCGGCCATTTCCCACAGTTTGCTCTGCTGCCGGGCGTATCGCAGATCGACTGGGCAATTTTCTACGCTTGCGAACTGCTGTCGACGCCCGACCAGTTCAAAGGGATGGAAGTGATCAAGTTTCAGGAGCCGATTTTGCCAGATATGGAAGTCACCCTGACCCTGAACTGGGATGCCGACAAACAAAAACTGGCGTTTCAATATCGCTCCGAACGCGATGGTCACCCAGTGGTGCATTCCTCGGGCAAAATGAAACTGGGAGAACGCAGTGACTGA